The following coding sequences lie in one Arachis ipaensis cultivar K30076 chromosome B03, Araip1.1, whole genome shotgun sequence genomic window:
- the LOC107629436 gene encoding probable magnesium transporter NIPA1 isoform X2 yields the protein MEATKDNVTGLILAVSSSVFIGSSFIIKKMGLRRAATTGKRAATGGHSYLLEPFWWIGMISMIVGEIANFAAYAFAPAILVTPLGALSIIFSAVLAHFILKERLHIFGVLGCALCVVGSTTIVLHAPHERIIHSVKEVWELATEPGFILYTCAMIIVVNFLIFYCVPRYGQTHMIVYIGICSFTGSITVMSVKAVGIALKLTFEGTNQFKYFQTWFFTLIVLGCCLLQINYLNKDWASQNASQIATEMCGFVTILSGTFLLHKTKDMGEKPVLPPPVFITPEHTRNDSEAI from the exons ATGGAGGCAACCAAGGACAATGTTACTGGCCTTATTCTGGCCGTTTCGTCCAGCGTTTTCATTGGTTCTAGCTTCATAATCAAGAAGATGGGGCTTCGAAGAGCAGCCACTACAGGGAAAAGAGCAG CCACTGGAGGGCATTCATACCTACTTGAACCGTTTTGGTGGATTGGAATGATCTCAA TGATAGTTGGGGAAATAGCCAATTTTGCAGCTTATGCATTTGCACCTGCGATTCTTGTAACCCCTTTAGGAGCCTTAAGTATCATTTTCAG TGCAGTGCTAGCTCACTTTATCTTGAAAGAGAGATTGCACATCTTTGGTGTGCTTGGATGTGCTCTTTGTGTGGTTGGATCTACAACTATTGTTTTGCATGCTCCACATGAAAGAATCATTCACTCTGTCAAGGAAGTTTGGGAGCTTGCTACAGAGCCAG GTTTTATTTTGTACACTTGTGCTATGATCATTGTGGTTAATTTTCTCATTTTCTATTGCGTTCCACGCTATGGACAGACCCATATGATAGTATATATTGGAATATGTTCTTTCACAGGCTCAATTACG GTTATGAGCGTGAAAGCAGTAGGAATAGCTCTGAAGCTTACATTTGAAGGCACAAATCAATTCAAGTACTTTCAGACCTGGTTTTTTACACTGATCGTGTTAGGATGTTGTCTTTTACAGATTAACTACTTGAACAAG GACTGGGCCTCGCAAAATGCATCGCAAATCGCCACTGAGATGTGCGGCTTTGTCACGATTTTATCCGGGACTTTTCTCCTTCACAAAACTAAGGACATGGGAGAGAAACCGGTACTTCCTCCCCCTGTGTTCATAACTCCAGAACACACTAGAAACGACTCAGAAGCAATATAG
- the LOC107629436 gene encoding probable magnesium transporter NIPA1 isoform X1 — protein MEATKDNVTGLILAVSSSVFIGSSFIIKKMGLRRAATTGKRAATGGHSYLLEPFWWIGMISMIVGEIANFAAYAFAPAILVTPLGALSIIFSAVLAHFILKERLHIFGVLGCALCVVGSTTIVLHAPHERIIHSVKEVWELATEPGFILYTCAMIIVVNFLIFYCVPRYGQTHMIVYIGICSFTGSITVMSVKAVGIALKLTFEGTNQFKYFQTWFFTLIVLGCCLLQINYLNKALDTFNTAVVSPVYYVMFTTFTIFASMIMFKDWASQNASQIATEMCGFVTILSGTFLLHKTKDMGEKPVLPPPVFITPEHTRNDSEAI, from the exons ATGGAGGCAACCAAGGACAATGTTACTGGCCTTATTCTGGCCGTTTCGTCCAGCGTTTTCATTGGTTCTAGCTTCATAATCAAGAAGATGGGGCTTCGAAGAGCAGCCACTACAGGGAAAAGAGCAG CCACTGGAGGGCATTCATACCTACTTGAACCGTTTTGGTGGATTGGAATGATCTCAA TGATAGTTGGGGAAATAGCCAATTTTGCAGCTTATGCATTTGCACCTGCGATTCTTGTAACCCCTTTAGGAGCCTTAAGTATCATTTTCAG TGCAGTGCTAGCTCACTTTATCTTGAAAGAGAGATTGCACATCTTTGGTGTGCTTGGATGTGCTCTTTGTGTGGTTGGATCTACAACTATTGTTTTGCATGCTCCACATGAAAGAATCATTCACTCTGTCAAGGAAGTTTGGGAGCTTGCTACAGAGCCAG GTTTTATTTTGTACACTTGTGCTATGATCATTGTGGTTAATTTTCTCATTTTCTATTGCGTTCCACGCTATGGACAGACCCATATGATAGTATATATTGGAATATGTTCTTTCACAGGCTCAATTACG GTTATGAGCGTGAAAGCAGTAGGAATAGCTCTGAAGCTTACATTTGAAGGCACAAATCAATTCAAGTACTTTCAGACCTGGTTTTTTACACTGATCGTGTTAGGATGTTGTCTTTTACAGATTAACTACTTGAACAAG GCATTGGACACTTTCAACACTGCTGTCGTATCACCAGTTTACTATGTCATGTTTACAACATTTACCATTTTTGCCAGCATGATCATGTTTAAG GACTGGGCCTCGCAAAATGCATCGCAAATCGCCACTGAGATGTGCGGCTTTGTCACGATTTTATCCGGGACTTTTCTCCTTCACAAAACTAAGGACATGGGAGAGAAACCGGTACTTCCTCCCCCTGTGTTCATAACTCCAGAACACACTAGAAACGACTCAGAAGCAATATAG